Proteins from a genomic interval of Eriocheir sinensis breed Jianghai 21 chromosome 20, ASM2467909v1, whole genome shotgun sequence:
- the LOC127001045 gene encoding uncharacterized protein LOC127001045, which translates to MGRSKHASILWSPAPSTSRPARTVAKTYRPVTDSAVQQFGQWITRYPWAEVLSVEDVQDKWNNYQQTITTAHHHFFPEKSLRTHPSDAPWITPRIKRLMQQRNSAFFTDPSLFKHLRNKVIREIKAAKLTYYPNKIHKLKQGNISRWYSKIRDLCGLNKTTVSIPGVALLPAPEAAEVINTHFADICQSLPSLDLTSLTAYLPTPAPLPLVQDYEDANALLKLKSRRSTTPTDLPIKLYQGFSTELFTPLCSIFNASLHQSQCPAAWKTAYVTPVPKTSTPQSLSDYRPIAITPIPSLLCEGFIFRWAYTHLAPLMDQQQFGNIKSSSTTHCLIDLLDYVYRNLEKRKTSVALTFVDFRKAFDLVHHTTVITKAISSLIKSVTYQLHLLRRLKKLGTPARELASVYSTFILPRLTYASPAWSSSLNAINSSGCRKGRCG; encoded by the coding sequence atgggacgcagcaAGCACGCCTCCATTCTGTGGTCGCCGGCGCCTTCCACCTCACGCCCCGCACGCACTGTTGCCAAGACCTACAGACCCGTGACGGACTCAGCAGTGCAACAGTTTGGTCAGTGGATCACACGGTACCCCTGGGCTGAGGTGCTCAGTGTTGAGGACGTTCAAGACAAGTGGAACAACTACCAGCAAACCATCACCACAGCACACCATCATTTCTTCCCAGAAAAATCTCTGCGCACCCACCCATCAGATGCCCCTTGGATCACACCCAGGATTAAGCGCCTCATGCAGCAACGCAACTCAGCATTCTTCACCGACCCCTCCCTCTTCAAGCATCTCCGGAACAAAGTGATACGGGAAATCAAGGCAGCAAAATTAACATACTACCCCAACAAGATACACAAGCTCAAGCAGGGAAACATCAGCAGGTGGTACTCCAAGATCCGTGACCTGTGTGGATTAAACAAGACCACTGTCTCCATTCCGGGTGTGGCCCTCCTGCCTGCCCCGGAAGCAGCTGAGGTCATTAACACCCACTTCGCCGACATCTGCCAGTCCCTGCCCAGCCTAGAcctcacctcactcaccgcctatCTACCCACACCTGCACCACTCCCTTTAGTTCAAGATTACGAGGATGCCAACGCGCTACTCAAGCTCAAATCGAGACGCTCCACTACCCCAACTGACCTCCCTATCAAACTTTACCAAGGATTCTCCACTGAATTATTCACTCCTCTGTGCTCCATCTTCAACGCCTCTCTCCATCAAAGTCAGTGTCCCGCAGCCTGGAAGACAGCCTACGTTACCCCCGTCCCCAAAACAAGCACACCTCAGTCCCTTAGTGACTACAGGCCCATCGCCATCACCCCGATCCCCAGCCTGCTCTGTGAAGGCTTCATCTTCAGATGGGCCTATACTCACCTCGCCCCCCTCATGGACCAACAGCAATTTGGGAACATcaagtcctcctccaccactcactgcCTCATTGACCTCCTCGATTACGTCTACAGGAACCTTGAAAAACGCAAAACTTCAGTGGCCCTCACCTTCGTAGACTtccggaaagccttcgacctcgTTCACCACACCACCGTTATCACCAAGGCCATCAGCTCCCTCATAAAGTCAGTCACTTACCAACTACACCTCCTCCGAAGACTAAAGAAGCTGGGGACACCCGCGCGTGAGCTGGCGAGTGTGTACTCCACCTTCATACTCCCTCGGCtcacatacgcgtccccagcttGGTCATCTTCCCTCAACGCCATCAACTCGAGCGGGTGCAGAAAAGGGCGGTGCGGCTGA